TACTATCGAGACAAGCTCAGTCCGGAAACACGGAAGGAATTCGAATCGCTGCTCCGAACATCGCTTGTCGGGGTGCGCAAGCATGGCGTTCGGCTCTCGTACTCGAACATCATTCTTATGAAGATATGGAATCTTATCGCACTTGGCGAGATACTCAGCGATAAGGACGCGACGGAAGAGGGATACCGTACGCTCAATGAATGGCTTGCCTTCACGTATCAGAACGGCATCACCGAATATCTGAGCCCCACCTATTATGCGGTCGACATGGAAAATCTCGTACTCATACACAAATATGCCAAACGTGCCGACGCGCGCGATGCGGCGAAGGCTGCGCTCATCTATCTCTGGACGGACATTATGGCGAACTGGTATGTACCGAGCGGACGTATCGGCGGGGCGCACAGCCGCGATTACGACAGGCTCTACGGCCACGGCAGTCTTGATAAAATGGTCGCTGCATCAGGATTTCTCCCCGGCATAAGCCGAAAAACGGATGCGGAAATGCCTATGGACTTCGCCGTGCTCTGGCAGCCGCCGGATAGCATCGGCGCGTATGTCATATCACCGATCCCCCGTTTCATATATCAGCGCTGCGGCGACCGTCCAGATCAGCGGGCATCCCACTTCCTCGGGAAGGGTTTTTCCATCGCCAGCGCAGAATTCAATTACTGGGATATGGACAAGGCGCCGCTCGTGATCGATCTCGGCGCGGGTGAAAAAACGCCGCAGATCAATTTCTTCATGGACGGCCGAAGCGACCATTACGGCTTCCTGAAGACCATGGAAGGATCAGGCCATATGAAGGCGCTGCATCTGAAGCCCTTCGTCACGAGCGTTCAGCGCGACAACGAAGTGCTCATGCTCGCTTCAGCAGCGACGAACGCACCGGGCATGACCGGCGTGGAATCGATCGTATCGCTCCCTGCCGACGCCGAGTACTGGCTGAATGATACAAAGCTCGCCGTGCACAATACGTACACCGCATGGGAGATGAACCCGTCGGCGGATGATGCAACGACATTCGTAACGACGAAAATGGAGGATGGGAGACCCGTGCTCTCCGTCATCGACAGGAATGACAGGCAGGGCGTGGGCGTATCGCGCATGGTGAGCGTTGCCCCGGGGCACTATTACCGCGAGTCGATTCGCGCAAAGGGCGGTGAGATATCGCTCTATATGAACTGGTACGACAGGAACAAACGGCGCATCGAGCCCGAGCGGATCAAGCCGGTCACCGGCGGCAGAGCATCGTTCGAGACGCACGACTTAATCGAGAAGGCCCCGGCGGACGCAGTATCGTGCCTCGTATGGATATATTCACGCGCATCGGGACTCACCGATATTCTCATCGATGATATATCGTTCATGGATCTCGGCACCGCGGAGAACGGCACGGGAACGGTAAATCTCACGCCGTTCGATTTTACTGTCAGCATTTCGGATGCGATACCGATACCGACCGGCGCGACGCTCATCATTCGACGGGGAGATGCCGCCGCCATGCTCCGCCCGATATACGCGAGCACCCCGGATGGTCCTGCCGTGTTCACGCTCTATAATGACGGGCTTCGATACGGCGCGCTTCGACTGACGGCACAGCATGATATGCATAACACCGGCAAACGTGTCGCCGCCGCGTTCTGGGCCGCTGCAGCAGATGGACTTTCCGATGACGGGCGTTTTGCAGAGTTCAGGAAGAACGCGATCGCGGGCACTGCTTCTGCAGAACGTACGGGGAGCGAGCTTTCTCTGCGTGCAGGCGCGCAAGGAGCGTTCTCCCTCACCGCCGATATCGAGAAGGGAACGGTCATTCGCCGCGAAGGCATGCGCGCCGAACCGGAGCATCTCCTTTCGATCAACGGCATCGATGTCGGACGTGCGATACTCGGCGAAATACCCGCAGTGAAAAAAGCATTCACTCCGCGGGTCGAGCACATCACCAATGGTACATTCGCCGACGAGAATGGTGACGGCATGCCGGAAGGCTGGATATTCCACTTCGCGCCGAACAGGACGACAACGTTCGCCGATATGGTCCTGACAGATAAAGCGCTACGCCTCACCGACAAGGATGCGAATGCCGGCGTCGGCGTCATGCAGACAGTACCGGTCACCGCCGGGGCTCGATACTCATTCTCCGCGTCGGTCAAGGGCGGCCCCATCGCGATATACATCAATTGGCTCAATGACAAGAAGGAATTGATCAAACCCGAGCACAATGCAGTGCAAAAGAAGCCATCGAGCGGCTACGAAAAATTATCGATCACTGAGACCGCGGCAGCGGATGCCCGCTATGCACAGCTGTGGCTCTATTCCGCGAAAGGGTTCATCGGTGAAAGTCTTATCCGCAATGCATCGTTCACGGAGGAATAGATGAAGGCATGTTCTATCCGGACCGCACTCGTTCGCATCATTACCGTATCGTTCTCTTTTACCGCGGCGCTCGATGACGCCTCGCTTGCCACGTTCGGCTTCGAGGCGGCGAACTGGAGCGGCATAGAGCTTTCCTCGGTCCAGAAGAAGCAGGGAAAAACGTCCGGGCTCTGGAAGGAGCATGAGAAGAACAAGTCCATCGGCACGGAAAAATTCGTCCATGACTGGAGCGGTTTCAGCGAGATGCGTCTGTGGATTTACTCCGAGAAGAACACCGGCGAGACGATGATCATCATACTCAACTCGCGTACCGACCCGAAGGTATTCTCCTATTTCAGCGCACAGATCGTCGTCAACTGGCAGGGATGGAAAGAGGTGAAGCTCCCGTTCAGGAAATTCGGCGTAAGCCGTGATCCGGCAGGCTGGCAGCAGATCGATTCGATATCAATAACGGTGGACGGCTGGGGACTGAAGCCGCATCCGGAGTCGACACTGTATATGGATGACATGCGTCTTATCCCCGGGGAGGCGCCCGATATGAAAGCGGAGAAGAAAAGCACACCGATGCCCGACATGAAGCGCGTGAAGGAAATAGCGGCAATGCTTCCCGAGAAGCCCGAGGCCGTGCTCGTACCGCCGATACGCGACCGCGCATCATGGCAGAGCATCGACGCCGAACAGGCGAAGAAATTCGTCGACTCGGGGGAGCGGCAGCTCAAGAACGGCTTACCGCCCTGGAACGACGATGACTATCTTGCGTATTCAAAGCAGGGCAAACGCATTGGTGATTCCATGACGGGACGGCGCGCAGGACATCTCCGCGACCTCCTCATTGCCGAATGCATAGAAGATAAGGGACGATTCATCAGCACCATCGAAGCGGCCGTCGAGGGGCTTGCGTCCGATCCGTCGTGGACATTGGCCGCGCATGACGGCAAACTCAATAACTATTACGGCAAGCGGTTCGAGGTCGATCTCAATGCGGCAGCACGCGCGCTCCTCTTCACCGGCGTATACCGCATGCTCGGTGAAAGATTATCGCCGAAAACACGCGAGACGATCGTAAGCGAACTTCATCGCCGCGTACTCGATCAGTACCGAACGCGGCTTGTGAGCGGCACCGATCGCGACGGGTTCTGGTGGATGGTCGGCAACAATAACTGGAACGCGGTATGCCATGCAGGCGTCGTGCTCTCCGCGCTCGCTGTCGTTGAAAGCGCCGAGGAGCGGGCGCTCTTCATACACGGCGCAGAGATCGGACTTCCCTTCTTCCTGAACGGCATGACCGATGACGGCTACTGCACCGAGGGCATCGGCTATTGGGGCTACGGTTTCGGCAATTATGTGCTCTTGAGCGCGGGCATACACATCGCCACGAAAGGGAAGGTCGATTGGTTCAACAACGCGAAGGTCGCCGCTATCGGGCGTTTCGGGAAACGGATGGAACTTGCCGGCGAACTGTATCCGGCATATGCGGACTGCGGACCGAACGCGAAACCGTCGGGATGGATAATGTATCTCATGGACCGCCTGTATGAGCCGGGCGCCATGAGCGCATGGCAGACCAGGGGCACACCGTATGCCGTCGGCGACCCGCAGTCGATAGCGCTGACATTCATGCCGCGGTCGATGTATTATACCGCAAAGCCGTATCCGCAATTCGTTCCGAAAGCAGGCGAAAGCATCCGCGATTTCTTCGAGGAGGCGGGTATTCTCAATTGCCGTCCGATGGATGAAACATCACCCGACGCTATCGCCGTGTCGTTCAAGGGCGGGCATAACGCGGAAGAACATAATCACAACGATCTCGGATCGTTCGTCATTGCCGCTGCCGGTGCAAAGATGCCGCTCATCGTCGATCCGGGCAATGAGGTGTATACCGCGCGCACGTTCAGCTCGCGCCGCTATGAGAGCAGGGCATTGAGTTCGTTCGGCCACAGCGTCCCCGTCATCGACGGGAAATTCCAGCGTCCCGGGCGCGATGCGGAGGCGAAGATCGTGGAGACGGCATTCACGGATGCATCCGACCGTTTCATCATCGACATTACGAGCGCGTATGACGAGGTGGAAGGCGTCACCGGCCTCAAACGCACCTTCGTGTTCCACCGCTCACCCGCGGTATCAGCATCGGTAAGCGATACGTTCACCGCAGAGCGGGCGATGAGTTTCGGCACCGCCGTGCTTACCTACGACAAGTGGATGAAGACGGCGCCGGATACGATACTCATCTACAGCGGAAAACAGGCGCTTGAAGTGAAAGTGAATGCCGGGAGCGAGAAGTTCACCTTCCGGGAATCCATCATCGATGAGGACATGGGGTATAAGCTGTCAAAACCTGTACGCATCGGCATCGATCTGGAACAGCCGGTAAAAAGCGCCGTGGTTACGTTGCGCATTCGACGCGTGAACCCTTCGGACTATGCGCTGCCCGGGAAGATCGATAATGAAGCGCGTGCGGATAATCTCGGCGTATTCACGCCCGAAAGATCGAAGGCCGTGACCGTTCAGGCGGAGGACATCGCTTCCGAATCCGGCGGCACGGTCGCCGTCGGACAGAAAGTGGGCGATTCGGGCGCATCGATAAAGCTCTGGGATGCACCGGGGCATACGCTTTCCTGGAAATTCATCGCACCGGAAGCGGGTGAATACGGCATAGCGCTCCGCTACTGCGCCGCCGATCCGACCGTGCGTACCGTATCCATCGACGGAAAACCGATCGGCCCTGAGACGAACGCATTCCAATTTTTCGAAACCGGCGGCTGGAGCTCGGATACTGACAACTGGAAGAACGTCTGGCTCGCGGCGAAAATGTCCGGACTGAGGGTGAAACTTGCCGCGGGTGAGCACACCATTACCATGGTTAGCGGCGGCGGCGGGCTTAATCTCGACTGGATACGCATCGTCCCTGCGACAGGGAAGGATATACTCAATGCCAATCCGAATTTCGATGACGCGGACAATGACGGGACGCCGGACGGGTGGCTATTGAGTCCTGCACCGAACGGTACGGCGACGAAGACCGCACGCGTTCAGATGGACGGGAAAGCGGCGATGCATATCGTCGATAATGATACAAAGAACGGCGTGGGACTTCAGCAGCTCATCCCGGTAAAGCCAGGACGCTGGTACCGCGAGCGTGCGGTGCTCAAGGGTTCACCGATAGCGCTCTACTTCGTCTGGTACGATGCGGATAAAAAGCAGATCGGCAAGGAAGTAACAAAACGCATCGAGCCGGGTAGCGGCTTCACCCCCGCGGAACATAGCGCAGAGGCGCCGGCTGGTGCGGTGACGTGCAAAGCATGGATATACTCATGGAGCTCGAATACCGGCGAGACCTTCATCGAGTCGTTCGAGTTCGAGGACGTCGGCGCCGCGGCGCCGAAATGATGGTACGGCATCGTCGA
The DNA window shown above is from Spirochaetota bacterium and carries:
- a CDS encoding heparinase II/III family protein; the protein is MKACSIRTALVRIITVSFSFTAALDDASLATFGFEAANWSGIELSSVQKKQGKTSGLWKEHEKNKSIGTEKFVHDWSGFSEMRLWIYSEKNTGETMIIILNSRTDPKVFSYFSAQIVVNWQGWKEVKLPFRKFGVSRDPAGWQQIDSISITVDGWGLKPHPESTLYMDDMRLIPGEAPDMKAEKKSTPMPDMKRVKEIAAMLPEKPEAVLVPPIRDRASWQSIDAEQAKKFVDSGERQLKNGLPPWNDDDYLAYSKQGKRIGDSMTGRRAGHLRDLLIAECIEDKGRFISTIEAAVEGLASDPSWTLAAHDGKLNNYYGKRFEVDLNAAARALLFTGVYRMLGERLSPKTRETIVSELHRRVLDQYRTRLVSGTDRDGFWWMVGNNNWNAVCHAGVVLSALAVVESAEERALFIHGAEIGLPFFLNGMTDDGYCTEGIGYWGYGFGNYVLLSAGIHIATKGKVDWFNNAKVAAIGRFGKRMELAGELYPAYADCGPNAKPSGWIMYLMDRLYEPGAMSAWQTRGTPYAVGDPQSIALTFMPRSMYYTAKPYPQFVPKAGESIRDFFEEAGILNCRPMDETSPDAIAVSFKGGHNAEEHNHNDLGSFVIAAAGAKMPLIVDPGNEVYTARTFSSRRYESRALSSFGHSVPVIDGKFQRPGRDAEAKIVETAFTDASDRFIIDITSAYDEVEGVTGLKRTFVFHRSPAVSASVSDTFTAERAMSFGTAVLTYDKWMKTAPDTILIYSGKQALEVKVNAGSEKFTFRESIIDEDMGYKLSKPVRIGIDLEQPVKSAVVTLRIRRVNPSDYALPGKIDNEARADNLGVFTPERSKAVTVQAEDIASESGGTVAVGQKVGDSGASIKLWDAPGHTLSWKFIAPEAGEYGIALRYCAADPTVRTVSIDGKPIGPETNAFQFFETGGWSSDTDNWKNVWLAAKMSGLRVKLAAGEHTITMVSGGGGLNLDWIRIVPATGKDILNANPNFDDADNDGTPDGWLLSPAPNGTATKTARVQMDGKAAMHIVDNDTKNGVGLQQLIPVKPGRWYRERAVLKGSPIALYFVWYDADKKQIGKEVTKRIEPGSGFTPAEHSAEAPAGAVTCKAWIYSWSSNTGETFIESFEFEDVGAAAPK